A genomic stretch from Croceibacterium aestuarii includes:
- the rlmN gene encoding 23S rRNA (adenine(2503)-C(2))-methyltransferase RlmN yields the protein MADTALMPIPGQIDPVPVARDITPREDGRIDVIGLSMQRLSELFGEAGLDKKQARLRSKQVFHWLYHRGVTDFAAMTDISKAMRPWMAERFVIGRPAIIESQHSSDGTRKWLLRTADGHDFEMVFIPDADRGTLCVSSQVGCTLNCRFCHTGTMRLVRNLTAGEIVGQVMLARDALGEWPKGKMDFAEVEDEAEYTADGRLLTNIVMMGMGEPLYNFDNVRDALKLVMDGDGLALSKRRITLSTSGVVPMMARCGEEIGTNLAVSLHAVTKDVRDEIVPINRKYGIEELLQACADYPGASNARRITFEYVMLKDKNDSDEDAHELVRLLKKYNLPAKVNLIPFNPWPGAPYDCSSPERIRSFSTIVFEAGISAPVRTPRGRDIDAACGQLKTAAEKKSRAELDRLAAEKQAALEAE from the coding sequence ATGGCCGACACTGCCCTTATGCCGATACCCGGACAGATCGATCCGGTCCCCGTCGCACGCGACATCACGCCGCGCGAGGACGGCCGGATCGACGTCATTGGCCTGTCGATGCAGCGCTTGAGCGAACTGTTCGGCGAGGCCGGCCTGGACAAAAAACAGGCCAGGCTGCGTTCCAAACAGGTGTTCCACTGGCTCTATCACCGCGGCGTAACCGATTTCGCGGCAATGACCGACATCTCCAAGGCGATGCGCCCATGGATGGCCGAACGGTTCGTGATCGGTCGCCCCGCGATCATCGAGTCGCAGCATTCGAGCGACGGAACGCGCAAGTGGCTGCTGCGCACCGCCGACGGGCATGATTTCGAAATGGTCTTCATCCCCGATGCCGACCGCGGCACGCTGTGCGTTTCCAGCCAGGTCGGCTGCACGCTCAACTGCAGGTTCTGCCATACCGGCACGATGCGGCTGGTGCGCAACCTGACCGCGGGCGAGATCGTCGGCCAGGTCATGCTGGCGCGCGACGCGCTGGGCGAATGGCCCAAAGGCAAGATGGATTTCGCCGAAGTCGAGGACGAGGCCGAATATACTGCCGACGGCCGCTTGCTGACCAACATCGTAATGATGGGCATGGGCGAGCCGCTGTACAATTTCGATAACGTCCGCGACGCGCTCAAGCTGGTGATGGACGGCGACGGCCTTGCCCTGTCGAAGCGCCGCATCACGCTTTCGACCAGCGGCGTGGTGCCGATGATGGCGCGCTGCGGGGAGGAAATCGGCACCAACCTCGCAGTGTCGCTCCACGCGGTGACCAAGGACGTGCGCGACGAAATCGTTCCGATCAATCGCAAGTACGGCATCGAGGAACTGCTGCAGGCCTGCGCCGACTACCCCGGAGCCTCCAACGCCCGGCGCATCACTTTCGAATACGTCATGCTCAAGGATAAGAACGACAGCGACGAAGACGCCCACGAACTGGTGCGGCTGCTCAAGAAGTACAATCTGCCCGCCAAGGTCAACCTGATCCCCTTCAACCCCTGGCCCGGCGCGCCTTACGACTGTTCGAGCCCGGAACGGATCCGGAGTTTTTCGACCATCGTCTTCGAAGCCGGCATTTCCGCGCCGGTGCGCACCCCGCGCGGGCGCGACATCGACGCCGCGTGCGGCCAGCTCAAGACCGCTGCCGAAAAGAAGAGCCGCGCCGAGCTCGACCGCCTCGCTGCCGAAAAGCAGGCCGCGCTCGAAGCCGAATAA
- a CDS encoding invasion associated locus B family protein, whose amino-acid sequence MAAPLAAKDDLGVFEQWAAFRDAEVPRCYAISAAAKNGSAFPAYVDVATWPKQGVRGQIHFRLSRELADNPRLSLAISGQRFELTGGGVDAWAPDRKADAAIVAAMRSASAMSLSATDSRGRRFTDRFSLEGVATAMDAATVGCARIR is encoded by the coding sequence ATGGCGGCTCCGCTCGCGGCGAAGGACGACCTCGGCGTGTTCGAACAGTGGGCCGCGTTCCGGGATGCCGAGGTGCCGCGCTGCTATGCGATATCGGCGGCGGCGAAGAACGGCAGCGCCTTTCCGGCCTATGTCGACGTCGCCACCTGGCCCAAGCAGGGCGTTCGCGGGCAGATCCACTTCCGCCTCTCGCGCGAACTGGCCGACAACCCGCGTCTGTCGCTGGCGATCAGCGGGCAGCGTTTTGAGCTGACGGGGGGCGGCGTCGATGCCTGGGCGCCCGACCGCAAGGCCGACGCGGCGATCGTTGCGGCGATGCGCTCGGCATCGGCCATGAGCCTCTCGGCGACGGACAGCCGCGGCCGGCGCTTTACCGACCGGTTCAGCCTCGAGGGCGTCGCGACGGCGATGGACGCGGCGACCGTCGGCTGCGCCCGCATCCGATAA
- a CDS encoding outer membrane protein translates to MKKGLALILATAATATAVPAMAQDAGFSGPWIAGVAGYDINKPGSSQVSAVDPDQDVNAEGAVYGAAVGYDFDMGNLVVGAEGELTDSTADSTYGNPYTTFGLGSVDAGRDLYAGARVGYKMSPTTMLYAKGGYTNARFNYIGTDGTTEYSRHLDTDGYRLGAGVEHKFGSMAFGKLEYRYSNYKKGEVDFEASGVADSDRFDIDTDRHQVVASVGVRF, encoded by the coding sequence ATGAAAAAGGGTCTTGCACTCATCCTCGCCACCGCCGCCACCGCGACGGCTGTTCCCGCCATGGCGCAGGACGCAGGCTTTTCCGGCCCGTGGATCGCAGGCGTCGCCGGATATGACATCAACAAGCCCGGAAGTTCGCAGGTTTCCGCCGTCGATCCCGATCAGGACGTCAATGCAGAAGGTGCGGTCTACGGTGCTGCGGTCGGCTACGACTTCGACATGGGCAACCTGGTGGTCGGTGCCGAAGGCGAACTGACCGATTCAACCGCGGATTCGACCTACGGGAACCCTTACACGACCTTCGGGCTTGGTTCGGTCGATGCGGGCCGCGACCTCTACGCCGGCGCGCGCGTCGGCTACAAGATGTCGCCGACCACAATGCTCTATGCCAAGGGCGGTTATACCAATGCCCGCTTCAACTACATCGGGACCGATGGGACGACGGAGTATAGCCGGCATCTCGACACAGACGGCTATCGTCTGGGTGCCGGCGTCGAGCACAAGTTCGGCTCAATGGCCTTCGGCAAGCTCGAATACCGCTATTCGAACTACAAGAAGGGCGAGGTCGACTTCGAGGCGAGCGGCGTTGCCGATTCCGATCGGTTCGACATCGACACCGACCGTCACCAGGTGGTGGCCAGCGTCGGCGTTCGCTTCTGA
- a CDS encoding nuclear transport factor 2 family protein, which yields MIRVPLTLLACLALASPALAADLSPAEVVQRHIDAGGDVDAIVADYADDAVVLQQGRILDGKDAIRAFYAQMMGGGGAGRADAGGKPAPSGPPPMKVTKVWEEGDVGFVTWEMGPVHATEEFLVRGGKIRVQAVFMSGAPGGPPPK from the coding sequence ATGATCCGTGTGCCGTTGACCCTGCTCGCTTGTTTGGCGCTGGCCTCGCCTGCCTTGGCTGCCGACCTTTCGCCGGCGGAGGTGGTGCAGCGTCACATCGACGCCGGGGGCGATGTCGATGCCATCGTTGCCGATTATGCCGACGATGCGGTGGTCCTGCAGCAGGGCCGGATTCTCGACGGCAAGGATGCGATCCGCGCCTTTTATGCGCAGATGATGGGTGGTGGAGGCGCGGGCCGGGCCGACGCGGGAGGTAAGCCGGCACCTTCAGGTCCGCCGCCGATGAAGGTCACCAAAGTCTGGGAAGAAGGCGATGTCGGCTTCGTAACGTGGGAAATGGGCCCGGTCCATGCGACCGAGGAATTCCTCGTCCGCGGCGGCAAGATCCGGGTCCAGGCCGTCTTCATGAGCGGCGCGCCGGGCGGACCGCCGCCCAAATAA